In the Victivallis sp. Marseille-Q1083 genome, one interval contains:
- the tgt gene encoding tRNA guanosine(34) transglycosylase Tgt → MSFVITARDPETRARRGRLQTAHGIVNTPIFMPVGTRGSVKALSPAELEELGAEIILGNTYHLFLKPGMEIMELAGGLHDFANWRRPILTDSGGFQVFSLAKLRKIEPDGVRFASHIDGTRFFLGPRESMAIQRTLGSDIVMAFDECTPYPATYEQAEKSLTQTLRWERISREQELKPGQMLFGIVQGSMFRDLRRHAAAELAKMDFDGYAIGGLSVGETEETMFECLDWTVPELPEDKPHYLMGVGTPKQIVEAVARGVDMFDCVMPTRLGRHGSAFLRDGSTLPIKAGRYARDFAPIDEQCDCYACRNFTRAYIRHLMNVGEILGIRLVTLHNVHYFINLMRRIRFAIENGTFSSLRAEFH, encoded by the coding sequence ATGAGTTTCGTCATCACCGCACGCGATCCGGAAACCCGCGCCCGCCGGGGACGGCTGCAAACCGCCCACGGTATCGTCAATACGCCGATCTTCATGCCGGTCGGCACCCGGGGCAGCGTCAAGGCGCTGTCGCCGGCCGAACTGGAAGAGCTGGGCGCCGAAATCATCCTCGGCAATACCTACCATCTGTTTTTAAAACCGGGCATGGAAATCATGGAGCTGGCCGGCGGGCTGCATGATTTCGCCAACTGGCGGCGGCCGATCCTGACCGATTCCGGCGGCTTTCAAGTTTTCAGTCTGGCCAAGCTGCGCAAAATCGAACCGGACGGCGTCCGCTTCGCTTCACATATCGACGGCACCCGCTTTTTCCTCGGACCGCGCGAATCGATGGCGATCCAGCGGACGCTGGGATCCGACATCGTCATGGCCTTCGACGAATGCACCCCCTACCCGGCCACCTACGAACAGGCGGAAAAGTCGCTGACGCAGACCCTGCGCTGGGAGCGGATCAGCCGGGAGCAGGAACTCAAGCCGGGCCAAATGCTCTTCGGCATCGTCCAGGGGTCGATGTTCCGCGATTTGCGCCGGCACGCCGCCGCCGAACTGGCCAAGATGGATTTCGACGGCTATGCCATCGGCGGGCTCAGCGTCGGCGAGACCGAAGAGACGATGTTCGAATGCCTGGACTGGACCGTGCCGGAACTGCCGGAGGACAAGCCGCACTACCTGATGGGCGTCGGGACGCCGAAGCAGATCGTCGAAGCGGTCGCCCGCGGCGTCGACATGTTCGACTGCGTGATGCCGACCCGGCTGGGACGCCACGGCAGCGCCTTTCTCCGCGACGGCAGCACTCTGCCGATCAAAGCCGGACGCTACGCCAGGGACTTCGCGCCGATCGACGAACAGTGCGATTGCTACGCCTGCCGCAATTTCACCCGCGCTTACATCCGGCATTTGATGAATGTCGGGGAAATTCTCGGCATCCGGCTGGTGACTTTGCACAATGTGCATTATTTTATCAACCTGATGCGGCGCATCAGATTCGCCATTGAGAACGGCACTTTTTCGAGTCTGCGCGCCGAATTTCATTGA